One part of the Vicia villosa cultivar HV-30 ecotype Madison, WI linkage group LG6, Vvil1.0, whole genome shotgun sequence genome encodes these proteins:
- the LOC131613486 gene encoding uncharacterized protein LOC131613486: protein MMMNELTELDEGRLRALEVLRRQKERVARAYNKKVKGKNFVINDLVWKVILPMDKKNKALGKWSPHWEGPFRILKAFSNNAYEVEELPEDRRILKVNGKYLKRYKPFMHKVKIATT from the coding sequence atgatgatgaatgagttgacAGAATTAGACGAAGGAAGGTTACGTGCGTTAGAAGTCTTGAGGAGGCAGAAGGAGAGAGTAgcaagagcatataacaaaaaggtcaAAGGTAAAAATTTTGTTataaatgatttagtttggaaagttatattACCTATGGATAAAAAGAATAAGGCTTTGGGAAAATGGtctccacattgggaaggaccttttcgaatTCTGAAAGCattttcaaataatgcttatgaggTAGAAGAACTACCAGAGGATCGAAGGATCCTAAAAGTAAATgggaaatatttaaaaagatataAGCCATTTATGCACAAGGTTAAGATTGCAACAACGTAG